A window of Ficedula albicollis isolate OC2 chromosome 15, FicAlb1.5, whole genome shotgun sequence genomic DNA:
gggggggggggggggggggggggggggggaaaccaaAACAtcccggaaaaaaaaaaaaagaaaaaaaaaaagaaaaaaaaacctaaaagaaaaaataaaaaaagaatcaaacaaacttatgaataaaaattaagtaagagaagtgatttttttttctctccaaaagaAAAGTGTGTAAGTAACTCGTGTATTGGTTCTTCAACAGTTGTTTCCTGAGCGGCTTGTTAACCACAACCCCCTTAGTCGATATTAAGGGAAGctgtgtgtttaaaatattattgtgaTGTCTGAGAGCCAgttggtggcttttttttgcATGTTCCAGAGTagcctgctttttttttccttttgggggggggggggggggggggggggggggggggggggggggggggggggggggggggggggggggggggggggggggggggggggggggggggggggggggggggggggggggggggggggggggggggggggggggggggggggggggggggggggggggggggggggggggggggggggggggggggggggggggggggggggggggggggggggggggggggggggggggggggggggggggggggggggggggggggggggggggggggggggggggggggggggggggggggggggggggggggggggggggggggggggggggggggggggggggggggggggggggggggggggggggggggggggggggggggggggggggggggggggggggggggggggggggggggggggggggggggggggggggggggggggggggggggtttttttttcttttttttttttttttttgatggggGGGGTGgtggtatttttcatttcagtggggttttgttgtttatttttaatgatcgTTTCaaatcccagggaaaaattattattaataataataaaaacaaaaataagaccTTTGTCCCTCTACCTTAAACATCCTCCCTTGtagcaacaaaaataagaagtgtagttggaaaggaaaaaaaagtgaatttattttatctaaAAACCTCTGTAGCTCGACTGTAGGTTTATCACAGCTTTCCCTCTTTAATTGTATATGCAATAACAAGGTTTAACATactgagaagaagaaaagagcgGACACTATTATTAAAACAAAGTATTTATGTAATTATTTGATAACTCTTGTAAATACGTGGAATATGAATACTCGAAATTAAACTTTAATTTATTGACATTGTACATATCTCTGTAAATATGACTGCAGcggtcttcttttttttttttccttctgtttttatttttagtcgTTTTCATTTCAAGCTGGTAATTCCTTTAAACATAGATCCCGATCCAGAGGAGAAATTCCCGTATTTGTGAGGGCTCAGCTTTtaaagcagagctcagcccaggaaAACCTCGTCCTTTGGTCAAGGAGCCGAATGCAaaggcaaagcagaaaagaacCAAATTAATCAAAGACGTACAAAAAattcaaagagagaaaaagacaaagcagtGTGCCATGGTAGCTTTTAATCCTCGATTTCTTCAGTGTTCAAAATGTCAACAACCACAAAATTATATATACTTATACACGACAACAGGCTTCTCCAGTGgcttgagaggaaaaaaaaaaaaaaaaaggggggggggggggggggggggggggggaaaaaaaaaaaaaaagaaaaaagtgaagatTCTAagattttctttactttctaTTATTTTGCCCGTTTCCTCGGTGTGTCAGAAAACAACCCCGCAACGGAATTTTACTACTGTGCTTATTGTTGTCTTTGTTTGAGTGAGTGCATATTTTCTTGGGTTGAAAGTCAGGTGCTCAGAGCTggttcaaagaaaaaaaaaaaatgaaggtatATTTTGTGTTATATAAATGTTGAGAAgttcttgctattttttttttctgtaatttttcccccttttaaaaGTCACTGAAGTTTCAAtaaatttttattgaaatgtcTTGGGCGTACTGTGAAATGCTTTCACCCCAACCCTCCCCGAAGTGCCTGGGAGGATGGAGGGGTTGAAAGATATATATCcctcttctgcctttctcctcCACCCCCTTTCCCGTTCTCAATATTAAGATATTTCTCCTGGAAGGAGCTAGTACGAACCAGTCGGGATGGTGTCATTTGAATTGTTGGGGGGGGAAGGACGAGTTTTAAGCAGGCTGTTTAATGTACCTTTTCCGTCTTTATTCCTCTCGCTTTTAAAGTCGATCCAGAGGCTACTAAAGTCACCTCTTTTAATGGAACAATATTAAGTGGCGTTTGAAAAGTTAATGAGAAAGGCTCAGCTATGCTTTTATCTGTCATAAATTAATAACGCAAAAGTGAAGAATTGGAGAATAGATCGGTTAAATTTTAATGCAGAGCCCTCCTTCAAAGTTTCCAGGTAAAGTGCCCAGGAGTTGATGCTGTGGCTGGGCTCGTTTTCCTCTCCTGTCCAGGCTGGGAATTTGGCTTTCCCAGTTAGTTATTGCCTGGAAatacatgtttttttaaaaatctatttcccCCCCTTTTATTGGAATCGCCCCTTCTGACCCTCAGGCTGGTGATACATCGAGATGAAGTTGGAAAACGGCTGGAACGGGGACAGACATCCAGGCTGGACCAGTGGCCTGGGAGGTCACTGAGAGAGGAGCTgaggagagctggcagctcctgctgcacctctgccAGTCCATGAGCACATCCTTTAGCAGAACATATATATTtcttaatgagatttttttttttcccccccatccCTTCAACAGTTAGTGGCCCGTATATTGAAAAGCGATTCATCCTCCGCCAGTAATAAATATTATAAGGATGTACTTCCAGCCTGTATCCTGTTTTatgctctgcctgcccctcGGCCCGCGGCCCCCAGTTCCTGCACTGGCGAGATAAAGGCAGATGCAGGGGGTGAAAGTGGTGATGaagttgtgggggtttttttttccccctcgattttttaatttaaaaatgccctCACGAACATCAAACTGTTCCCCTTCGCGGGGGAACGGGACCCTTCCCATTTCAACTTGGGGATGGAGGTTTGGTTTAAATTCGCGCTGTTTGAGCGGGAgaaagctttgggctgagcaggagtttttctctccctcttcccccaccTTCGGATGGCCCAAGGTGATGGCAGCTAGAAATGTCACTTGAGCTGATGCTCCCCTGAGCTGGCCTGGGCGAGGAGGGACTTTTAGGGATAGAGGTGGTGGCAGGTCtggcaaaagaaataaaataaaataaaataaaataaaaccacgAGAAGAAGGAGGCAGCGGCTGGGCAGCCCTCCCGAAGGCTGCAGCCCCACAAGCCGCTTTCCACACGGATTCTCCACTCgggtgagagctggagctgctccggGTGAGGGAATTTGGTACCGAGGGGAGCAGCTGGGCGGGACGGAGCACTGGCAGctcccgccgggggggggggggggggggggggggggggggggggggggggggggggggggggggcgacgctcttccgatctgctCCCGCGGGCGGGACAGgcatccctgccatggggagcagctctcccctctgtgctgctccgGCCTCAGCGGCAGCGCGAAACCACTGCACCATGACAGACCCCAGGTCCCCTCGCTCCCATCTGTTTGGCTTCAGGAATCACGCggggaattttattttttcccctctctcagctgctggtcCCCCAAATGGCTCTTAGAGAGGGAGAGCCGCTATGATCTGTATATGAGTGGGGAAAATTTCCTCCTTGGCGAGGAATTCACTGCTGATGGTCAAGAGGAAAGCAACAGACacccatccccaaatcccccttGCCTATCTCACTtttctgccagcccaggagctcGGTAGCCGCCCCGCAAGCCAAGCAGCCCCGGGGCGCCGCAACCCCCGAGCTCACGATTTATTCTTTTTGAGGTTGAGGGTGCAGCCTGATTGCTTTATACCCCCCTTTTCCACGGGCCTAATGCTGACCTCCCCCTCGCCGTGCCCTTGCAAGAAATCCGTGTACCGCAGGTGTAACTCTGACTTGCAAATGGCTTTATCTCTTGTGTATCTTATTTGTATATAGTAACGTTAATGAGTAACTCTTGTGGCGCTTGTGGAAGGAGGTAAACAGCGAGCAATCTCTGTGGATTATCCTGTCTATTACTCACCTGGCGCCTGTCTTGATATCCTCAATGGTTTTATGGCTGATGCAGGCGACCCGGCGCTGGGTGGGGGTGGCCGGCGGCGGGGGGGCTCCGGCGAGGCGCCGGCGCCACCTCTCGGGCAGCCTGGGCAGCGCCCCGGGACCCCCGGAGGGACCCGCGGCCCGCGGGAGGGGGCGCGGAGCGGAGCGCACCAAGGGGAGCCAGCATCCTGCGCCCCCCGGCCCGACCCCCGGCCCGGCTCTGCTCGGAGCCCAGCTGCGCTTTACCCACGGCAGCTTTGCCCCGAGTCCAAAGTCTCTGGGAaagcggggctgggggggggggggggggggggggggggggggggggggggggggggggggggggggggggggggggggggggggggggggggggggggggggggggggggggggggggggggggggggggggggggggggggggggggggggggggggggggggggggggggggggggggggggggggggggggggggggggggggggggggggggggggggggggggggggggggggggggggggggggggggggggggggggggggggggggggggggggggggggggggggggggggggggggggggggggggggggggggggggggggggggggggggggggggggggggggggggggggggggggggggggggggggggggggggggggggggggggggggggggggggggggggggggggggggggggggggggggggggggggggggggggggggggggggggggggggggggggggggggggggggggggggggggggggggggggggggggggggggggggggggggggggggggggggggggggggggggggggggggggggggggggggggggggggggggggggggggggggggggggggggggggggggggggggggggggggggggggggggggggggggggggggggggggggggggggggggggggggggggggggggggggggggggggggggggggggggggggggggggggggggggggggggggggggggggggggggggggggggggggggggggggggggggggggggggggggggggggggggggggggggggggggggggggggggggggggggggggggggggggggggggggggggggggggggggggggggggggggggggggggggggggggggggggggggggggggggggggggggggggggggggggggggggggggggggggggggggaccccgCACACAGCCGGCGTGCGGGCTCGGAGCACGCCAGGCCTCGCAGATCAAAGGGACCTCTCCGGCCTCTGCacaagggaagagaaaaaaaaaaaataaaagaaaagaaaaaaagaaaggttgaTTTCTTTAACGATTGTTCGTAAAAGTCTTGGAAGCAGGGACCATCCCGCCTCCTCCCTCGCCTCGGGCTGCAGGATTGCACCGGAGAACGATTTTGGCAGAAAGAGGGtttgggagaagggaaaagaaaagaaaaaggggaaaaattaaaaatatagagGAGTTGCTTGAAACTTAGCAGCCGTGCgtgtgcaggagctgccccgGCGGGCAGCAGGCTCGGGGCCTCTCTCGGACGTGCGCTTCCCAAAGTGGGGCGAACTCCGAGCCCCTGGGTGTGCCCGTGGGTGTGCGGGGGGCACTTCCCCAATTCCTGCCGGCACGCCCGGGGCTCGGGGCGCTGCCGGAGGGGGACGGGAGCGCACTGCTCCACgctgccctggccagggctgagagacggacggacggacagaGGCATGGCTGGACGGACGGAGCGCTTGTTTGCGGTCTCGGGAGGATTAATGGGCCAATGTGGCGATTGCCTCGAGGCGCTGGCGCTTGGCAGCGTGCGGGGCCCGCCCCGCTGCCACCCCGGTCTCTGTCACTCGGGCCGGGAGCGACAGCCGGCCGGGCGGATCCGCGCTGGAGGCGCCGGGACGGCGGGGCTGGAATCTTCTGAAACCTCCctccttgggcacctccagccGCGCCTTGCTGAGAAACCCCCGTCCACGGGGGCAACCCCGAGCTCTCATCCTCTTCCCCGCGGAACAGGCACGTCCCGGGGGAGTGAAGAGACCCCCAGCAGCACATTCCAGCCCGGGGGTCTGGGGGTTCGTCTCGGGAGGATTAATGGGCCAATGTGGCGATTGCCTCGAGGCGCTGGCGCTTGGCAGCGTGCGGGGCCCGCCccgctgccgggggggggggggggggggggggggggggggggggggggggggggggggggggggggggggggggggggggggggggggggggggggggggggggggggggggggggggggggggggggggggggggggggggggggccccccagcCGCGCCTTGCTGAGAAACCCCCGTCCACGGGGGCAACCCCGAGCTCTCATCCTCTTCCCCGCGGAACAGGCACGTCCCGGGGGAGTGAAGAGACCCCCAGCAGCACATTCCAGCCCGGGGGTCTGGGGGTTCGCACCGCGGTCCCACCGACCTCACCCGCAGCCCCGCCCCGCCGCGCCACCCTTTGCACCTGAAATTTTTTGGTTGCGGGTGGGGAGAAAAAACCAGCGGTTCCCAGGGAGGCAGCCCCGAGGGGTGATGCCTTGGGGGTTTTCTTGGCAtctttgttttggtggtttttttttccagccaaCACCAAACTTCCCACGTGCTTCTCCCCAAACCCCGCATTATCAGGGAATAATTAAGGCGTGTAAAAACACGGCGAGGCGAAGCCCTTGAGCTGGAAGTGGCCGTCCAAGGCGCTATTTGAGCTCCTGGCCCCTTCCTCTCGCCCGACGCCGGGGCTGCTGCGGGCAGGGTGAGCCCCGAGGCCGGGCCGGGGCTCCCGAGCTTTTGCGGGGCTCTGGAGGTGCGGTTTCCTCATCTGCCACCGCTCCTTCGTGGAAGCTCAACCCGCAGCCGCCTCCAGACACCACCTTTGGGCTTTCCCTTTTCTAatacatcttttcttttttttctttttctttctttctttggtttcttGCTTTTGTATGATTTgattaatctaaaataaatacttaatcATTATTACATTTCTAAACGCTCTCAACCGAAACAGAGTTCGACCTTCAGCGCAAGTAACCACGGCCACAATTCCTGCTGAATTTTGCCTTGGTCTCACAAAACTAagctttccctctctctcccacATAAAAGCCTTCCCAGAGCAggcactgaaatgaaaaccaaaccagcacCGAGTGGGCTGGGCTGTGCGGAGCCGACCCGACCCCCTCCCCACCCGGGGcagctcccctctgcctccGGCTTCTCTCCGTTCCGAGGTCCTTTCaagctttatttcctttcaagCCGCCCGAGCGCcactcacaaaataaaattatcgAGGAAATAAGCTCGAGAGAAAAAGCCAGTGGTGCTTTTCCTCCCCCGGACCTGCTCCCTCCAGTGAAGGTACGGGCGGAGCGGCCGAGGATGGGGACGCGGGTTCCGccttggagcatccctgggctggacAGCCGGGTCGGTAAAGCAAGGAGGTGTTcgtggggcaggaggaggcggcagggagggagctggaaTGATTTCTCCCAGCTTTCATGGGTCCCGTTTTAAGTCCCTCTGCAGCAAAGGGGTCCCCGCCACCGCGCTGCCCGACCGCGCTCCCTTGGGAACGTGGCACCGCGATCTTCGGCAGGATTCTGTCCCTTCTGCCGTGAAACTGCTCCCAGGCGCTCTAGCGTTTATTTTCCATAGGtttcttgaaaatgtgtttttccagctctccctcGCTGTCCATTCGTGGCCTTCCCCGTGGATTTTCGAGGGGCGCTTTTTTACTCCTCAACTCTCCCGAGTCCTTTTTTTCAGCCGGCTTTCATTTCTCCGCTCTCCGATctaaaaagcaagcagaaaaatcccCTCAAACCTAAATACAATTATAAACCAGGTCAGGAGGCTCCCCCGCTCCCCTTGCTGGAGCGGGCGGGGATAGGGGCTACCCCTAGGAAAAGTGAAAAGCTCGTTTTAATGGGCGGTCATTGCTAAATCTCACCTTAGGGCCAAAACGACTCGCGACCCATTGCCCTCCTTACGATGTATTTATTTGTCTCAGTGGCACCAGCCGTCAGTCATTAGTGGGGGGGTGAACCCGAGAGCCGCCCCACGCTGCTGGCGGTGGTTCTGTGgcttttttggttggttttaaaTATGATTTCTCAACAGGAACCCTTCCAGAAGAGGAGGAATAACCTGTCCCGGGAGAGCTTCTTGCCGAAGCACGGGGGGGAACACGCGTGGGAGCGCAGCGAGCGACGACCCCTCCGAAAATGGTTTTGGTCCGGCAAGCGGGGTTTGGTTCGCACGCCCGAGGGTTCGCTCCCAGGAAAAGCGGCGCTCGGGCCAAGCAGGGACATTATTGAATGGATAACAACGTTTTCCAACAGAAACAATAACGGAGGGGCAAGCCAACGCAGAACCCGAGTTGAGCAGAAGCAGCCCGAGCCCTCGGGCAGCCGGGCGAGCGTCGCCGACCCCGGGACGGCGAGTGCAGCCGGGCATCAGCTCCGGACACCCGCCCGGGCGTGCCCGCCCGCAGGTCCGTGGTTACGGCCGCTCCTGGCGCTCCAGAGCCGCTCCGGAGCTGGATGTCACTTTATTTACAGCTTTCTTCGCACGTGGTATTCAGAAAGCGCTAAGAAGTTTCATatacatttcaaatatttatatagcTCAAATACATGTGTGTTAGTGTGTGTGTCGTTATGTAAAGTTGATACAAAGAAATGTGGCTTTGAGCGCATTTTTTTACACTCCACATCAGACGTGTGCGGTGCGACCTGTCCCCACTGCCCGCACACATCCCCTCCGGCCCCGGCTTTGCCAGGTTCAGTCCCGCCTGGCCGAGCGCAGCCCGGCTGGGATCGGAGGCGCTAACTGGTGGATTTGGGATCTATGGCTCAATTAGTTTAGCCATACTTTCGCTATACGTGTTTCGGGTAAATTCATCTCTGCCAACAGCAGTTCgctgagcagtcccaggctCCCCCGCCATCCCCGGGACAGCTTTGGGGTCCCTGACCATCGCCCTTCAAGGAGAGGGAGCCGTGTGTGAGTGTCCCCGGCACTTGTGTTCACACCCCTTTCACAGGCGCCTCCGTTTGTTCCCTCTGCCAGATATTTAACCAGGGATAGGGACGGGAGAGAAACCATACATTTCGTGCTCCCTTTTCCCCCAGCTCACCATCCCTCCGCTCCAAACTTCTGCTGTTAGGAGCCTGGACCGACGGTGCGGGAGTGCTTGGCTTGGCTGGCTccgggcagggagggagcagagagggatggatggatggatggatggatggatggatggatgatggatggatggaaggatgagagaggatggatggatgatggatggatggagagaggatggatggatggatggatgatggaaggaaggatgagagaggatggatggatggatggatggatggatgatggatggatggaaggatgagagaggatggatggatgatggatggatggagagaggatggatggatggatggatgatggaaggaaggatgagagaggatggaCGAGGTGGAGAGGGTGAAGCTCCATCCTCGTGCCGCAGCTCATTTCATCCTGACATCGGGAAATGATGGAATTAGGGAGTGATGAAACCACGGCAGCGGGCAGGAGCGGGATGCCCGGTGCCAGCAGCCCGCAGGAGGAGGACGGGGGGCTCCTTGCTGCTGAGGGTGTCCCTCGCCGCCGCTccccggccgggggggggggggggggggggggggggggggggggggggggggggggggggggggggggggggggggggggggggggggggggggggggggggggggggggtgtccctcGCCGCCGCTCCCCGGCCGTTCCCTGGCCGGGACCGGTCTCTCCCGTGCCGCTGTCGCCTCAGCCGCTCCTGGAGTGCCACCTGGTGGGAGCAGCCCGGCAGCACGGGCAGGGCTCGGCGCCGCGGGTCCCGCAGCCCCCGGGAAGCGCTTCCCAGGCCTGGCAGGGGCAGCGGGACAGCAGCGGCCTGAGGGGTGTCCCGGGCATCCCCAAGAGCCCGGGCATGAGGAATGGAGaggacagcagcacccagaggaaAAGATCTGAACTGAAAGTGTTTCTTCTCCATAGCCAGAGAAGGAAGAGGCTCTGCTGGAAATCCTGTGAGCCCCCTCCCTCTGTTCCCCTGGAATCGGGGAGGGGGTGAGTACAAAGCTGcctccagcagtgacaggaTGGCTCCTGGGCATTTACACACACTCCAAATGAGAATCCTCGTGCTGAGAATTcagaggaaagcagctttgGGCCTGGCGTTTTTGCAGGAAACCTCCCAGAGCgttccaggtgtgtgtgtgtagctgTACTCAGAGCAGGAGGGGTTTTACAAACTGAGCTGTGaccctcctggctgtgccacggGCTGCTTTGGGTGGCAGAGGCCTCCTTGCTTTGTCTCCTTGGGTTTCTGATGCCCTCCCTCACATATCCACATCTACTGAGCTATTTTGCTCACGTGGTTTTGTCTTTGCTCGCTCCTGCTCAATCACAGACCAGACCCAATGCGAGCAAGCACAAAACCAATGTGttcatgttttgtttcataGTTTTATTAGTACTCCTCCAACTTGCCTTACACTTTTTACTCTCTCTTACACACTTTGTCTTATTATATCCTTTTTATAGCTCTgatttcttcctcctgcctcaTTACAAAACCATTCTGCACCAGAAGCTGTCATTTCACACAAAACACTACACTCTGGGCCACAGATTAACTGGCTTTGGTGAAACTGGGGGGCACAAAAATGTGAGAACAAGGATGTAAAAGCAGGAAGACATGCATCAAACTTCAGGGTAAACAATGGGAATTATATTGATTGCCTTTTAATGTGCAGTGGGTGCACAATGGGGAAGAAAACCttcccagagaagaaaaaaacaaatagaacCCTCATCCTACCTTAGAAGCTTGGAGCAGAAAGTGAAACTTTAGGATTAACTCAGAGGGGACTTTATCCCAGGGCTTCTGTGGGGAAGTGGCTTTCCAGGTCTAGCAGAGCTTCCAAATGAAGTACTGCCCTACTTTCTGGCTGTGTCTAAAGAGAGATGAGGAATGCCCATTGtctgtgcccaggctgctgcGTGCTCTCATTAAGGCTCTGaattgtgtgtgtgcatgtggcGTCAGCGCTGtttgcagggcagggacaggctgggcttTTCTGGGAGGTAATTCCCGGGTTCCAGCAGGCTCAGAAATTTCTCCAGGAGTTTTAAACTCTTGGAGGCTCAGTGCTTCCAGGAGTGGTGACACAGGAGGATCGTGGCAGGTGGGACGGATGGTGATCCTGCATCACAAATGTTTAATGAAGCTGtgtgggcagagctctggggaatCCACCCCTGCAAGGGCAGAGCCttcactgggagcagcagggctcgTCGGAGGTGTAGCCAAGTAACCCCACTCTGCTCCTTGGGTGTCAGCTTCTGATCTGAACTGACAGGGGTTAGGAGACCTGGAAAATGGCCTTGCCTGCTTCCCTTAATGAGTTACCTCAAGTTCAAATCCCTTCATATGCAACGAGGATGGTGTAACAAGAAAAAGTGTCAGGGAACATGAAGGCACAGCTGTTCTTTCCACTTGGGTAGCTGCAATTGGTTTGAATAATGGATATTCTGTTCAGCTCCTTTGAGGGGAACTTGGAGTCTCCAGCTCCTCACTAAGAGGAGACACGCTGatttatcatttatttattgGATTATAACCCTGTTTTACGGGTAATCAATCGCTGCTTTTTTGGCTTCCTCTTAAATCACATCACTCTGGTGCAGTCAGGGGGCGAGGCCACTCCGAGCACACAGAGCTACCATTGGAACAAATATTTCCATCAGATCTGGAGATGTTCATCTGGGCATTTGATGGGGGAAACACCAGGCAGGGGCTGATTTGGCCGTGtcctctggggctgggagagcaccCAGGTGGCCCTGAGGACACACTGGTGGAAGGTGCTGTTTTCTGAGCTGCTTTGCAGTTTGGAGACCCTGGTGTTTGCATTGACCTAAGCTGCGACAGAAACAACACCCGTTTTGGGGCTAAATCCTATTTACCACAGAAAA
This region includes:
- the LOC101821021 gene encoding basic salivary proline-rich protein 4-like, which gives rise to MPLSVRPSLSPGQGSVEQCAPVPLRQRPEPRACRQELGKCPPHTHGHTQGLGVQPGRGSGRGAQDAGSPWCAPLRAPSRGPRVPPGVPGRCPGCPRGGAGASPEPPRRRPPPPSAGSPASAIKPLRISRQAPDLPPPLSLKVPPRPGQLRGASAQVTFLAAITLGHPKVGEEGEKNSCSAQSFLPLKQREFKPNLHPQVEMGRVPFPREGEQFDVREGIFKLKNRGGKKNPHNFITTFTPCICLYLASAGTGGRGPRGRQSIKQDTGWKYILIIFITGGG